Proteins encoded together in one Camelina sativa cultivar DH55 chromosome 9, Cs, whole genome shotgun sequence window:
- the LOC104715530 gene encoding serine/threonine-protein kinase STY17-like yields the protein MAFSNKKFNFSISRELLLNPNDVSVGEMIGEGSHSIVYKGLNRVPVAVKIMQPSVKSAVSIMDKKKFQNEVLLLSKMRHANIVKFVGACIVPQLAIVTELMEGGTLQRFMWSSQSKPLDLKKALTFALDISRAMEFLHSEGIIHRDLNPANLLLTGDHKHVKLADFGIAREENRDGMTGEAGTCKWMAPEVSSREALRVEEPKHYDHKVDVYSFALVFWELLNGVEPFPDVPNICVPPLVQHGERPSLANTPEEMIPILELCWAQDSDARLEFKDIRQLLTSLLTNLTSDDSIDTLLLSDEEAYDGDIDEDSETPPLSLSQEHCCKVNKPKEKKKKILVKMMRPFVKMFRACYKP from the exons GATTGGAGAAGGAAGCCACTCCATCGTCTACAAAGGATT AAACCGTGTTCCCGTTGCTGTGAAGATAATGCAACCAAGTGTAAAATCTGCTGTAAGCATAATGGacaaaaagaagtttcaaaatGAAGTTTTGTTACTATCCAAGATGAGACATGCCAACATTGTGAAg TTTGTTGGAGCTTGCATAGTGCCGCAGCTGGCGATAGTTACCGAACTCATGGAAGGCGGCACTCTTCAGAGGTTCATGTGGAGTTCTCAGTCGAAACCTCTAGATCTAAAGAAGGCACTGACCTTTGCTTTGGATATTTCTCGAGCCATGGAGTTTTTGCACTCAGAAGGCATCATTCACCGTGATTTAAACCCAG CGAATTTGTTGTTAACCGGTGATCACAAGCATGTGAAATTGGCTGATTTTGGAATTGCTAGAGAAGAGAATAGAGATGGCATGACCGGTGAGGCTGGCACTTGTAAATGGATGGCTCCTGAG GTAAGTAGTCGTGAGGCACTGAGAGTTGAGGAGCCAAAGCACTATGATCATAAAGTGGATGTTTACAGCTTTGCTCTAGTTTTCTGGGAGCTGCTTAATGGTGTAGAGCCATTCCCTGACGTGCCTAACATTTGTGTTCCCCCACTTGTACAACAT GGTGAGAGACCAAGTCTTGCGAATACACCAGAGGAAATGATCCCCATCCTTGAATTATGTTGGGCACAAGATTCGGATGCGCGTCTTGAGTTCAAGGACATTAGGCAATTGTTAACAAGCCTGTTAACAAATTTGACCTCAGATGATAGTATTGACACACTACTACTATCGGATGAGGAAGCTTATGACGGTGATATCGATGAGGATTCGGAGACCCCTCCTCTGAGTCTGAGTCAAGAGCATTGTTGCAAGGTGAACAAAcctaaggagaagaagaagaaaatactgGTGAAGATGATGCGTCCTTTCGTTAAGATGTTCAGGGCTTGTTACAAGCCATGA